The following are encoded together in the Cervus elaphus chromosome 23, mCerEla1.1, whole genome shotgun sequence genome:
- the LOC122681118 gene encoding elafin-like: MKTRSFLVQIVVLLVLGTLVAKAAVITSSPKSQGIKKGNVVVNGKGPINGQSPVKGQDPVKSQDPVKGQGPVKGQDPVKGQDVIVGQERASLPFKRGTCPRVLIRCALWNPPNKCLRDAQCPGAKKCCEGFCGKTCMDPR, from the exons ATGAAGACCAGAAGCTTCTTGGTCCAGATTGTGGTCCTTCTTGTCCTTGGGACGCTGGTGGCAAAGGCAGCTGTCATAACAA GTAGTCCGAAAAGTCAAGGCATTAAGAAAGGAAATGTTGTAGTCAACGGAAAGGGTCCAATCAATGGTCAATCGCCTGTCAAAGGACAAGACCCAGTGAAAAGTCAAGATCCAGTGAAAGGTCAAGGTCCAGTGAAAGGTCAAGATCCAGTCAAAGGACAAGATGTAATTGTAGGACAAGAACGAGCCAGCCTTCCATTCAAGCGTGGCACTTGCCCCAGGGTTCTGATCCGGTGCGCCTTGTGGAATCCCCCTAACAAGTGTCTGAGAGATGCTCAGTGCCCAGGAGCCAAGAAGTGCTGTGAAGGTTTTTGTGGGAAGACCTGTATGGATCCCCGGTGA